From Pagrus major chromosome 6, Pma_NU_1.0, one genomic window encodes:
- the LOC140997624 gene encoding odorant receptor 131-2-like: MSLSNTDRNVTAVVYRDSLNIAIIKNVITVVLCISINYVNGVLVHTFRKHQVFNMNPRYILYIHLVINDIILLTLFTLIQVLSYIVFTLNVSFCIFLLMISIPANLNNLVTLAVMAVECYIAICFPLHHTQICTVKKAYVVIGLTWVVGTMSVLTDLFFTLATESLEFLHSRVFCLPRNVFRNPSLAEKSNIFNIVLMVIVWITLFYTYFRILFAAKAAAADAKKAKNTVLLHGFQLILCMLTYVYGLTIEGLTYLFPRGILAIRFTVSILIHVLPRLISPVIYGLRDKTFRKYLQRYRLVCL, from the exons ATGAGCCTTTCAAATACTGACAGGAATGTCACAGCAGTTGTCTATCGGGACAGCTTAAACATAGCTATAATCAAGAATGTGATTACTGTGGTTCTCTGCATCTCCATCAACTACGTCAATGGTGTCCTGGTACACACATTCAGGAAACATCAG GTTTTCAATATGAACCCTCGATACATCCTGTACATCCATCTGGTAATCAATGATATTATCCTGCTGACCTTGTTCACCCTTATTCAAGTCCTGAGTTACATTGTGTTCACTCTTAATGTCTCCTTCTGTATATTTTTGCTGATGATTAGTATACCTGCAAATCTAAATAATCTTGTAACACTAGCTGTTATGGCAGTAGAGTGTTACATCGCCATATGCTTCCCTCTACACCACACCCAGATCTGTACAGTCAAAAAAGCGTATGTTGTGATCGGCCTGACGTGGGTTGTAGGTACAATGTCAGTCctaacagatttatttttcacactggCAACAGAATCCCTGGAATTCCTACACTCGAGAGTTTTTTGTCTTCcaagaaatgttttcagaaacccCAGTCTCGCAGAGAAGAGCAATATTTTCAACATAGTGTTAATGGTCATTGTTTGGATAACTCTTTTCTATACATACTTCAGGATCCTTTTTGCTGCAaaggcagctgctgcagatgcaAAGAAAGCAAAGAACACTGTCCTCCTCCATGGCTTCCAGCTGATATTATGTATGCTCACCTACGTTTATGGTCTCACGATAGAAGGTCTGACATACTTGTTCCCAAGAGGGATACTGGCCATTCGCTTTACTGTCTCAATACTTATTCATGTCCTGCCTCGACTCATCAGTCCAGTAATTTATGGGCTACGAGACAAGACATTCAGAAAGTACTTGCAACGATACAGACTTGTATGCTTGTAG
- the LOC140997621 gene encoding odorant receptor 131-2-like, producing MSLSNTDRNVTAVVYRDSLNIAIIKNVITVVLCISINYVNGVLVHTFRKHQVFNMNPRYILYIHLVINDIILLTLFTLIQVLCYIVFTLNVSFCIFLLMISIPATLNNPVTLAVMAVECYIAICFPLRHTQICTVKKAYVVIGLTWVIGTMSILTDLFFTLATESLEFLHSRVFCLPRNVFRHPSLAEKNNISNIVLMVIVWIILFYTYFRILFAAKAAAADAKKARNTVLLHGFQLILCMLTFIHDLMTEGLTYLFPRGILDIRFTVSVLIHVLPRLISPVIYGLRDKTFRKYLQRYRHMLVDREYHISN from the exons ATGAGCCTTTCAAATACTGACAGGAATGTCACAGCAGTTGTCTATCGGGACAGCTTAAACATAGCTATAATCAAGAATGTGATTACTGTGGTTCTCTGCATCTCCATCAACTACGTCAATGGTGTCCTGGTACACACATTCAGGAAACATCAG GTTTTCAATATGAACCCTCGATACATCCTGTACATCCATCTGGTAATCAATGATATTATCCTGCTGACCTTGTTCACCCTTATTCAAGTCCTATGTTACATCGTGTTCACTCTAAATGTCTCCTTCTGTATATTTTTGCTGATGATTAGTATACCTGCAACTCTAAACAATCCTGTAACACTAGCTGTTATGGCAGTAGAGTGTTACATCGCCATATGCTTCCCTCTACGCCACACCCAGATCTGTACAGTTAAGAAAGCGTATGTTGTGATCGGCCTGACGTGGGTTATAGGTACAATGTCAATcttaacagatttatttttcacactggCAACAGAATCCCTGGAATTCCTACACTCGAGAGTTTTTTGTCTTCCaagaaatgttttcagacaCCCCAGTCTCGCAGAGAAGAACAATATTTCCAACATAGTGTTAATGGTCATTGTTTGGATAATTCTTTTCTATACATACTTCAGGATCCTTTTTGCTGCAaaggcagctgctgcagatgcaAAGAAAGCAAGGAACACTGTCCTCCTCCATGGCTTCCAGCTGATATTATGTATGCTCACCTTCATTCATGATCTTATGACAGAAGGTCTGACATACTTGTTCCCAAGAGGGATACTGGACATTCGCTTTACTGTCTCAGTACTTATTCATGTCCTGCCTCGACTCATCAGTCCAGTAATTTATGGGCTACGAGACAAGACATTCAGAAAGTACTTGCAACGATACAGACATATGCTTGTAGATCGTGAATATCACATTTCAAACTGA
- the LOC140997619 gene encoding odorant receptor 131-2-like, protein MSLSNTDRNVTAVVYRDSLNIAIIKNVITVVLCISISFVNGVLVHTFRKHQVFNMNPRYILYIHLVINDIILLTLFTLIQVLSYIVFTLNVSFCIFLLMISIPATLNNPVTLAVMAVECYIAICFPLRHTQICTVKKAYVVIGLTWVIGTMSILTDLFFTLATESLEFLHSRVFCLSKNVFRHPSLAEKSNISNIVLMVIVWITLFYTYFRILFAAKAAAADAKKARNTVLLHGFQLILCMLTYVYGLTIEGLTYLFPRGILAIRFTVSILIHVLPRLISPVIYGLRDKTFRKYLQRYRLICL, encoded by the exons ATGAGCCTTTCAAATACTGACAGGAATGTCACAGCAGTTGTCTATCGGGACAGCTTAAACATAGCTATAATCAAGAATGTGATTACTGTGGTTCTCTGCATCTCCATCAGCTTCGTCAATGGTGTCCTGGTACACACATTCAGGAAACATCAG GTTTTCAATATGAACCCTCGATACATCCTGTACATCCATCTGGTAATCAATGATATTATCCTGCTGACCTTGTTCACCCTTATTCAAGTCCTGAGTTACATCGTGTTCACTCTTAATGTCTCCTTCTGTATATTTTTGCTGATGATTAGTATACCTGCAACTCTAAACAATCCTGTAACACTAGCTGTTATGGCAGTAGAGTGTTACATCGCCATATGCTTCCCTCTACGCCACACCCAGATCTGTACAGTTAAGAAAGCGTATGTTGTGATCGGCCTGACGTGGGTTATAGGTACAATGTCAATcttaacagatttatttttcacactggCAACAGAATCCCTGGAATTCCTACACTCGAGAGTTTTTTGTCTTtcgaaaaatgttttcagacacCCCAGTCTCGCAGAGAAGAGCAATATTTCCAACATAGTGTTAATGGTCATTGTTTGGATAACTCTTTTCTATACATACTTCAGGATCCTTTTTGCTGCAaaggcagctgctgcagatgcaAAGAAAGCAAGGAACACTGTCCTCCTCCATGGCTTCCAGCTGATATTATGTATGCTCACCTACGTTTATGGTCTTACGATAGAAGGTCTGACATACTTGTTCCCAAGAGGGATACTGGCCATTCGCTTTACTGTCTCCATACTTATTCATGTCCTGCCTCGACTCATCAGTCCAGTAATTTATGGGCTACGAGACAAGACATTCAGAAAGTACTTGCAACGATACAGACTTATATGCTTATAG
- the LOC140997626 gene encoding odorant receptor 131-2-like — protein sequence MNVSSANVTVVLQYRDSFTKAVTKNVIVVVLGISINYINAGLIHTFSKHQIFYMNPRYILFIHLVVNDMIQVTLTVMLFVISYTIYKINVSVCCIFMLLVVFTTENTPLNLACMAVECYIAICIPLRHVQICTVKRTLMLIGLIWTTTMFSGLSDLFITLATQPLDFFYSRVFCLRNNVFPHPIITKNRHIYTYLVFLVIVWITIFYTYFKILFTAKTASKNAKKARNTVFLHGFQLLLCMASYATPKFKDVLQQWFPENFTDSLFAFYIAVQMLPRSISPFIYGLRDNTFRKYLKRHLLCKVSTNATTNQGDTGKTFVNHRI from the exons ATGAATGTCTCATCTGCCAACGTGACGGTGGTTTTACAGTATCGAGACTCCTTCACTAAAGCTGTGACCAAGAATGTGATCGTTGTGGTTCTCGGGATCTCCATCAACTACATCAATGCAGGCCTCATTCACACCTTCAGCAAACATCAG ATCTTCTACATGAATCCTCGGTATATACTTTTCATTCACCTGGTGGTCAACGACATGATCCAAGTGACCCTGACCGTCATGCTGTTTGTCATCAGCTACACCATCTACAAAATAAACGTCTCTGTCTGTTGCATCTTCATGCTGCTTGTTGTTTTCACCACTGAAAACACTCCTCTGAACCTGGCTTGCATGGCGGTCGAGTGTTACATAGCTATCTGCATCCCCCTTCGGCACGTGCAGATCTGCACCGTCAAGAGAACGTTAATGCTGATTGGTTTAATCTGGACGACAACCATGTTTTCTGGTCTGTCTGATCTCTTCATTACTTTGGCCACACAGCCACTGGACTTCTTTTATTCACGAGTGTTCTGCCTCAGAAACAATGTCTTCCCACATCCCATCATCACCAAGAACAGGcatatttacacatatttaGTATTTCTAGTTATAGTTTGGATCACCATCTTTTACACTTACTTCAAGATCCTCTTCACTGCAAAAACAGCTagcaaaaatgcaaagaaaGCCAGAAACACAGTCTTCCTCCATGGGTTTCAGCTGCTGCTTTGTATGGCTTCATATGCGACCCCCAAGTTCAAAGATGTTCTGCAGCAATGGTTCCCGGAGAATTTTACAGACTCCCTCTTCGCTTTCTATATTGCAGTACAGATGCTCCCACGATCTATCAGTCCATTTATCTATGGCCTACGAGACAATACTTTCAGGAAGTACCTGAAAAGGCATCTGTTGTGTAAAGTGAGCACTAATGCTACAACAAACCAGGGTGATACTGGTAAAACCTTTGTCAACCACAGGATTTAA
- the LOC140998899 gene encoding odorant receptor 131-2-like, protein MSLSNTDRNVTAVVYRDSLNIAIIKNVITVVLCISISFVNGVLVHTFRKHQVFNMNPRYILYIHLVINDIILLTLFTLIQVLSYIVFTLNVSFCIFLLMISIPATLNNPVTLAVMAVECYIAICFPLRHTQICTVKKAYVVIGLTWVIGTMSILTDLFFTLATESLEFLHSRVFCLSKNVFRNPSLAEKSNISNIVLMVIVWITLFYTYFRILFAAKAAAADAKKARNTVLLHGFQLILCMLTYVHDLTIEGLTNLFPRGILAIRFTVSVLIHVLP, encoded by the exons ATGAGCCTTTCAAATACTGACAGGAATGTCACAGCAGTTGTCTATCGGGACAGCTTAAACATAGCTATAATCAAGAATGTGATTACTGTGGTTCTCTGCATCTCCATCAGCTTTGTCAATGGTGTCCTGGTACACACATTCAGGAAACATCAG GTTTTCAATATGAACCCTCGATACATCCTGTACATCCATCTGGTAATCAATGATATTATCCTGCTGACCTTGTTCACCCTTATTCAAGTCCTGAGTTACATTGTGTTCACTCTTAATGTCTCCTTCTGTATATTTTTGCTGATGATTAGTATACCTGCAACTCTAAACAATCCTGTAACACTAGCTGTTATGGCAGTAGAGTGTTACATCGCCATATGCTTCCCTCTACGCCACACCCAGATCTGTACAGTCAAGAAAGCGTATGTTGTGATCGGCCTGACGTGGGTTATAGGTACAATGTCAATcttaacagatttatttttcacactggCAACAGAATCCCTGGAATTCCTACACTCGAGAGTTTTTTGTCTTtcgaaaaatgttttcagaaacccCAGTCTCGCAGAGAAGAGCAATATTTCCAACATAGTGTTAATGGTCATTGTTTGGATAACTCTTTTCTATACATACTTCAGGATCCTTTTTGCTGCAaaggcagctgctgcagacgcAAAGAAAGCAAGGAACACTGTCCTCCTCCATGGCTTCCAGTTGATATTATGTATGCTCACCTACGTTCATGATCTTACGATAGAAGGTCTGACAAACTTGTTCCCAAGAGGGATACTGGCCATTCGCTTTACTGTCTCAGTACTTATTCATGTCCTGCCTTGA
- the LOC140997623 gene encoding odorant receptor 131-2-like, producing MNFSNADRNVTAVVYRDSLNIAIIKNVITVVLCISISFINGVLVHTFRKHQVFYMNPRYILYIHLVINDIILLTLFTLIQVLSYIVFTLNVSFCIFLLMISIPATLNNPVTLAVMAVECYIAICFPLRHTQICTVKKAYVVIGLTWVVGTMSILTDLFFTLATESLEFLHSRVFCLSKNVFRHPSRAEKNNISNIVLMVIVWITLFYTYFRILFAAKAAAADAKKARNTVLLHGFQLILCMLTYVSGLTIEGLTYLFPRGILAIRFTVSILIHVLPRLISPVIYGLRDKTFRKYLQRYRHMLIDVNITFQTAFSNMNNE from the exons ATGAACTTTTCAAATGCTGACAGAAATGTCACAGCAGTTGTCTATCGGGACAGCTTAAACATAGCTATAATCAAGAATGTGATTACTGTGGTTCTCTGCATCTCCATCAGCTTCATCAATGGTGTCCTGGTACACACATTCAGGAAACATCAG GTTTTCTATATGAACCCTCGATACATCCTGTACATCCATCTGGTAATCAATGATATTATCCTGCTGACCTTGTTCACCCTTATTCAAGTCCTGAGTTACATTGTGTTCACTCTTAATGTCTCCTTCTGTATATTTCTGCTGATGATTAGTATACCTGCAACTCTAAACAATCCTGTAACACTAGCTGTTATGGCAGTAGAGTGTTACATCGCCATATGCTTCCCTCTACGCCACACCCAGATCTGTACAGTTAAGAAAGCGTATGTTGTGATCGGCCTGACTTGGGTTGTAGGTACAATGTCAATcttaacagatttatttttcacactggCAACAGAATCCCTGGAATTCCTACACTCGAGAGTTTTTTGTCTTtcgaaaaatgttttcagacacCCCAGTCGCGCAGAGAAGAACAATATTTCCAACATAGTGTTAATGGTCATTGTTTGGATAACTCTTTTCTATACATACTTCAGGATCCTTTTTGCTGCAaaggcagctgctgcagatgcaAAGAAAGCAAGGAACACTGTCCTCCTCCATGGCTTCCAGCTGATATTATGTATGCTCACCTACGTTTCTGGTCTTACGATAGAAGGTCTGACATACTTGTTCCCAAGAGGGATACTGGCCATTCGCTTTACTGTCTCAATACTTATTCATGTCCTGCCTCGACTCATCAGTCCAGTAATTTATGGGCTACGAGACAAGACATTCAGAAAGTACTTGCAACGATACAGACATATGCTTATAGATGTGAATATCACATTTCAAACTGCCTTCTCTAACATGAACAATGAGTAA
- the LOC140997620 gene encoding odorant receptor 131-2-like, which translates to MSLSNADRNVTAVVYRDSLNIAIIKNVITVVLCISISFVNGVLVHTFRKHQVFNMNPRYILYIHLVINDIILLTLFTLIQVLSYIVFTLNVSFCIFLLMIVILASLNNPVTLAVMAVECYIAICFPLRHTQICTVKKAYVVIGLTWVIGTMSVLTDIFFTLATESLEFLHSRVFCLPRNVFRNPSLAEKSNISNIVLIVIVWITLFYTYFRILFAAKAAAADAKKARNTVLLHGFQLILCMLSYIHDLMIEGLTYLFLRGILDIRFTVSILIHVLPRLISPVIYGLRDKTFRKYLQQYRLICL; encoded by the exons ATGAGCCTTTCAAATGCTGACAGGAATGTCACAGCAGTTGTCTATCGGGACAGCTTAAACATAGCTATAATCAAGAATGTGATTACTGTGGTTCTCTGCATCTCCATCAGCTTTGTCAATGGTGTCCTGGTACACACATTCAGGAAACATCAG GTTTTCAATATGAACCCTCGATACATCCTGTACATCCATCTGGTAATCAATGATATTATCCTGCTGACCTTGTTCACCCTTATTCAAGTCCTGAGTTACATCGTGTTCACTCTAAATGTCTCCTTCTGTATATTTTTGCTGATGATTGTTATACTTGCGAGTCTGAATAATCCTGTAACACTAGCTGTTATGGCAGTAGAGTGTTACATCGCCATATGCTTCCCTCTACGCCACACCCAGATCTGTACAGTCAAAAAAGCGTATGTTGTGATCGGCCTGACGTGGGTTATAGGTACAATGTCAGTCCTAACAGATATATTTTTCACACTGGCAACAGAATCCCTGGAATTCCTACACTCGAGAGTTTTTTGTCTTCcaagaaatgttttcagaaacccCAGTCTCGCAGAGAAGAGCAATATTTCCAACATAGTGTTAATAGTCATTGTTTGGATAACTCTTTTCTATACATACTTCAGGATCCTTTTTGCCGCAaaggcagctgctgcagatgcaAAGAAAGCAAGGAACACTGTCCTCCTCCATGGCTTCCAGCTGATATTATGTATGCTCAGCTACATTCATGATCTTATGATAGAAGGTCTGACATACTTATTCCTAAGAGGGATACTGGACATTCGCTTTACTGTCTCAATACTTATTCATGTCCTGCCTCGACTCATCAGTCCAGTAATTTATGGGCTACGAGACAAGACATTCAGAAAGTACTTGCAACAATACAGACTTATATGCTTATAG